One stretch of Arachis hypogaea cultivar Tifrunner chromosome 20, arahy.Tifrunner.gnm2.J5K5, whole genome shotgun sequence DNA includes these proteins:
- the LOC112783650 gene encoding metacaspase-1: MLACRRERCMQCGRPVLVPVQAYYVSVLCYGCQDYSQPQPNYPLPNRTSPYIDLAPGFPRPCPPRPPPPPASPYGKKRAVLFGISYGKRVNKIKGAVNDAHCMKYFLIDKLGFPTDSIRLLTDDPEERNPLRIPTKHNMRMAMRWLVEGCRPGDSLLFYYSGHGSREVDHDMDELDGYDEAICPVDYEHEGKIIDDEINATIVRPLPRGAKLHALVDTCFSGTVLDLPFMCRMNRKGYYGWEDHRTRRGAFKGTNGGVAVCISACDDDGSAADTSAFSGMESAGALTYNFIQAMQGEAKMTYGRLLNAMRSTIRNAKEGHFGHQAEEYGYGRMDSRLHYAHEPQLSSSHMFEIYSKPILL, encoded by the exons ATGTTGGCATGTAGAAGAGAAAGATGCATGCAATGTGGAAGGCCTGTGTTGGTGCCAGTGCAAGCCTATTATGTTTCCGTTCTGTGTTATGGCTGCCAAGACTATTCACAACCACAACCTAACTACCCTTTACCAAATAGAACTTCTCCCTACATCGATTTGGCTCCTGGCTTTCCGAGGCCTTGCCCGCCCCGGCCACCGCCACCTCCTGCTTCTCCATATGGTAAGAAGAGGGCTGTGTTGTTTGGTATTAGCTATGGTAAGCGAGTTAACAAGATCAAAGGTGCTGTGAATGATGCTCACTGCATGAAGTACTTTCTCATTGACAAGTTGGGTTTCCCTACCGATTCCATTCGCTTGCTCACAG ATGATCCGGAGGAGAGAAACCCACTAAGGATCCCAACAAAGCACAACATGAGAATGGCGATGAGGTGGTTGGTAGAAGGTTGCCGGCCAGGGGATTCATTGCTGTTCTACTACTCCGGTCACGGATCCAGAGAAGTGGACCATGACATGGATGAGCTTGATGGCTACGACGAAGCAATCTGCCCTGTTGATTATGAGCATGAGGGCAAGATAATTGATGATGAGATCAACGCAACCATCGTCCGCCCTCTGCCACGTGGCGCCAAGCTCCACGCCCTTGTTGATACATGCTTTAGCGGCACTGTTCTTGATTTACCCTTCATGTGCAGAATGAAccg AAAAGGTTATTATGGATGGGAAGATCACAGAACCCGGAGAGGTGCATTCAAAGGCACAAATGGAGGAGTAGCTGTTTGCATTTCAGCTTGTGATGATGATGGAAGTGCGGCAGATACATCG GCATTTAGCGGCATGGAAAGTGCAGGAGCTTTGACTTACAATTTCATTCAAGCCATGCAAGGTGAAGCTAAAATGACTTATGGGCGCTTGCTGAATGCCATGAGGTCCACAATCCGCAATGCTAAGGAAGGACATTTTGGTCATCAAGCTGAAGAGTATGGCTATGGCAGAATGGACTCTCGCCTGCACTATGCTCAT GAGCCACAATTATCGTCATCTCACATGTTTGAAATCTATTCAAAGCCCATTTTACTGTGA